AAATGACCATATTAAGTGATCAACCAAATAgagtaatatgtaattattgcGAAAGAgtgtacaattaaaaaatagattgaTTTAAGATTCATTTGTATAAATgctgaaagaaaaataaaaggaaGCTCTAATGGGTGAAGTATTTAGCAATAAATCAGTTTTAGAATCGAGGCCATCCACATCTGTAGCATTAAATAAGTCTAACCAGTCAGAAGGTATAAGCTAAAATACTTGTACAGATTTACAGACATTTAAGATCACGCGCACAAATTCTGATGACTAAATTTTtagatgattttgttttaaatttttaagcttGATTATTACTGCtccaagtaaaataaaattttcgtTTATGACGTCGCTAAACTCCTTCTATTATCAGTAGAACAATTGTTGATCAAATCTTGAGTGTTAATGGAAATTAatttatgaatgaaaaaattataaataaaaaaagtttgaaattaaaaCTCCATTGAGTTAGATTTTTGGGTGGGCTTTTGTGTTTGGGTTTTTGGCTACCAGCTCTGGACTAAACTGCATATTCAATGTTGTTCAGCGGATGCAGTTGGCCCTAGAGCATATTTAATGTTGTAGCATCAACTAACGTAAAATATAGTCAGACCTTAAAAACAGACATGTTGGGAAGCTATGCCAAACATCTTAGcacaagaattaaaaaagagctaaatttaatacttttttctaaacatcttaacaatatactttttaaaagattttaaaaattattatcttcatcatttttttcCAAGATTCCAAAGTTTAATAGCAGTGGGTACGTATGGAAGTAACTTTCTACCACGGATCCTGCGAAAAAAGCGTCGAAGTGGCCGTGCATCGTTAACTTCTTCTGTATAATGACATAAAAATTACATCCATACTTTTAAAAGACTTTAGTTCATTATATTTgaattgattaaaacaaaaacaaaaaattattacccTGAACGTTATCGTCAAACTCGTTAACGTCTTCCTcaagatcttttaaaatttcgttttccacttcattttttatttcttctttaacATCTTCATAATCttaatgtagttttttaatttaattacttaaattgtttaaattaagtttttatttaagtatttttttttttattagttcattTTTTGCAAACATTTGAGAAAAgaacatttgaaaattaaaaagatttttacattgaaaattataaaacaaagttgcATATTTAATGGTCTACTCACAAATGACCCTTAATCTTTACTTACTTTTGGAGTATGTTATCGCAATTAATGCAAGAAACAAAACTGCAAACGCTGACCTCATATTGCCAATTACTTTAGAAAAAGCAAGAATCTGCTTTTATACTGGAAAATTTGAAATACCGCGTGATATTATTCTTCACAGTTGATTTATTGtgtatttaataacataaatataggCAACGCTTGAAGATAAAATTAGACAACTTGCTAAGTTAAAAAAAcggttttattaaagaatatttaaacaatttttaaaattaaacaatccttaatttattgattataatatttttgtagaaaaataaaggtaaactattaaataattattttattttatttttctattaaatttttttgccataaataacaagttaagCAACAACAAATATTCTCATATTTACCCCCCgcttttttctcaattttaatCACCAGTtctaagaaagaaaaaaaaaattattgttctcCATTACattctttatacaaatatacgTAAAATAAGAGAAAACAGTACCAatgaagatttatttataataatatagtacGTGGAAACTCAAAGGTGAGATCATGTTACCAAGAACCGCTAATACTAAAGAGTAAATTAGTCTAATTTCGGCCAATATTGAAAAAgttcaatttgtttttgatggaaaacatgtttttttataaaaaaaaatttaatagataaaagACTTTGTcttaatataatatgtaaaaaaaagttttatataatattcatttttttaaattaatttttcaaaaaatatttttgaccggatttatatttttttcaactaaagtCAGTcaccattattttttttcttcattgcattttaaaacacttcgttaatatttcataaaatttacaagctaaaatataataatataaacaattgcAAGTAAagacttttaatatatatatatatatatatatatatatatatatatatatatatatatatatatatatatatatatatatatatatataaaagtacgCAGAAACTCGTAGAAGTCCGTGTGGTCTTTTCGTCGAGAACTGCTGTAAAAAGACGTTGTTGCATATTtacatgttaaatatatatatatatatatatatatatatatatatatatatatatatatagtatatatatatgtatatatatatatatatatatatatatatatatatatatatatatatatatatatatatatatatatatatatatagtatatatatatgtatatatatatatatatatatatatatatatatatatatatatatatatatatatatagtatatatatatgtatatatatatatatatatatatatatatatatatatatatatatatatatatataaaagtacgCAGAAACTCGTAGAAGTCCGTGTGGTCTTTTCGTCGAGAACTGCTGTAAAAAGACGTTGTTGcatatttacatattaaatatatatatatatatatatatatatatatatatatatatatatatatatatatagtatatatatatgtatatatatatatatatatatatatatatatatatatatatatatatatatatatatatatagtatatatatatgtatatatatatatatatatatatatatatatatatatatatatatatatatatatatatatatatatatatatatatatatatatatatatatatatatataaaagtacgCAAGTCCGTGTGGTCTTTTCGTCGAGAACTGCTGTAAAAAGACGTTGTTGCATATTTACATGTTAAATATTTCacgtaataaataaaaaaagttagtgttttgcaataaaaaaagaaaaacaagatttaaataaaagaatctAAATCCGAATTGTTACCCTCCAGAATTGTGGAAAATGGAATTGAGTATACAGATAAAGAAACTATCTCCGagaaatttaataagttttttttaaatatcggTCCTAACCTGGCATCCAAGATAAACAACTCGAACAATTcgtttaataactattttactgACCATACTAGTTCATTTTCTGAGAGTGACCTAAAATTGGAGGAATTTGaagaagcaaaaaaatcaatcagaAAGAACAAAGGGCATCGATGACATTTCCAGCAATGtattatatgatattttatCCATTGTAGCAGAtcctttatttaatgttttcaagTCATCAATTAGAACTGGAGTTGTTccgaacaaattaaaaattgcgaaGATTTTACCTGTATTTAAAACTGGAGACACGGCATTGCTAAccaattatagacctatctcAATTCTTCCAGTGTTTTCCAAACTCCTGgaaagaataatgtacaacagactttataaatatttagcaGACAATAAAATTCTAAGTGAATGTCAATACGGCTTTCAAACTAATCATTCTACGGAACACGCAACCTTAGACCTAATGGACAACATTAGCTCGTCATTTGATGAAGGAAAATTTGTATTGGGAGTTTTTATCGATCttacaaaagcttttgataatgTCAACCATAAAATTCTGCTcgaaaaaatgagaaaatacggtataaaaaatcaaactaataaatggttcactaattatttaaataacaggCAACAATGTGTTATTATAGACGGTATCACTAATACGgagttattaaaaatcaaatgcgGTGTCCCCCAGGGATCTATTCTTGCACCTTTATTATTCCTTatctacattaacgatcttcctaaagcctctacaaatctcaattgtattatgtttgcagatgataccaatctGTTCTATTCATCTACCTCTATCAATGACCTCTTTGATAAAGTAAACTTTGAACTTCAAAATCTTAAAACATGGTTCAGTGCTAACAAGTTATCATTAAACGcgcaaaaaactaaatatattttatttcactcaAAGAAACAGAAGAACAAACTACCATCAATTCTACCGACACTAAGTATTgactacaaaaaaattgaaagaacccaaacaattaaatttcttggtgtgaTTATTGACGAAAATGTTTTATGGACAGCTTATATAAATGCCATCAAcactaaaatatctaaaagtattggtatactttttaaagctagaccatttttatcgcaaaaaaacctaaaacttctttacttttcctttatacatagttatCTCACATATGCCAACATAGCCTGACAGATAAAATAACAGCAATTTAGGCTTGCAGGTTGTAAATAAttgaattacaattttttattttgttatttaggtgcccaaaGAAGACACAgagtcacagagcaccgcggaagtgcatttaacaagttcacgcctctttctttaccgtgacgcgaaaatatgtccacaGCTCGTTTCGAACTTCCATCtcctgcttctaaagcaagcgctctaaccactgcgccacggtcGAACGTATCAATAAATcacatcaagaaaaaaatatttaaataaaaaacaaaaaaatttacaataaatttcttaaagatGATACAGACAGACAATATAATAGCAATATAAGCTTGCAGATTGTAAATAATTGAAGTCATACAACCTATCATTAAAAATCatacactgtaaaaaaactCCGTAGTATTAATCCGACTTTTTCCATTGTTATGTTACGGAAAAAATCCGTTTTCAATAAATTACGGTCTTTTACCTATAATTTTAGGTCTTGGATATAGTTACGGCACCGGATTCCAAAGTAAAATATCTATTCTTCCAAAATGCATGCGCAGTATTCATACGCATGTTTGCTAATCAAATTtttcagcaaaaataataaaataagattacttttgcatttttttatacgAAGTCATTTAATACGAACTTTATTTGTACGCGCGtacaaataaagttaatattatactatttttatttcgacgtgaaaaatatttatatattttaattatttgtccACATATAGATTGAAGTAGTGCAGTGGGTGTTAAAATCTCCTATTATTAAGGCGCAGCTGGCTTATTAAGGCGCACCTGGCTTATCAAGGCGCAGCTGGCAGGGTTGCGATTTCGCGTCCTTATTGGgaagatttttgatttttaattttaattgttgtatTCTTaagtagtttta
This genomic interval from Hydra vulgaris chromosome 01, alternate assembly HydraT2T_AEP contains the following:
- the LOC136074882 gene encoding uncharacterized protein LOC136074882; translation: MRSAFAVLFLALIAITYSKNYEDVKEEIKNEVENEILKDLEEDVNEFDDNVQEEVNDARPLRRFFRRIRGRKLLPYVPTAIKLWNLGKK